The DNA window AGTTACGACACGCTGACGGCCATCGAATACGGCCTGCCGACGCTCGCCCATCTGCCGACGCTCTTGATCTGGGGCATGCGCGATTGGTGTTTCACGCCGCATTTTCTCGATCGCTTTTTGGATTTCTTCCCCGCGGCGGAAGTACATCGCCTCGCGGAAGCGGGACATTGGGTCGTCGAAGACGCATACGAGCAGATTATTCCGCTAATCGAACAATTCATTGCCAAACAGGTAACGTTCCACCCAATCGTTTAACCCGGAGCCAAAGGCGACGGAAGACCGCCGCTATTCCGTCGCCGTTGGCTCCGGGTTAAACGACGGAGACGCATCGGGCGATTCTGTCAATAAAATGAGCGACTTCTCAATTGGCCAATGCGCGACGCTCGCTTGTTTCTTTGAGGCAACGGCGCCAAAGCCGGGCAACGTGCATCGCGGAGCGGATTTCGAGGATCTCACGTATCCCGATCTGATCACAAGCGCGATCCTTATCGGCCCGATGATGGAAAGCGCTCGTCAGCAGCGACTCGGGGAGACCATTCTTGATGCCGTGCGAGCAACGCAACAGACAGTTGGCACGAATTCCAATTTGGGCACGATCTTGCTTTTGGCCCCGCTGGCGGCCGTGCCGCGCGAAGAACCGCTGGGGAGCGGAATTGGCCGAGTGCTCGACCAGCTCGACGCCGCCGACGCCCGTCTCGTTTACGACGCGATTCGGCTGGCTCGACCCGGCGGCTTGGGCCAAGTGCATGATTCCGACGTCGCTGGCGAGCCGCCGGCCGACTTGATCGCCGCGATGCGATTGGCTGCCGATCGCGATCTTGTAGCTCGACAATACTCGAATGGCTTTCGCGAAGTTCTGGGCGATGTTGTGCCGGCGATTCTGAGCGGTCTCGATCGCGGCTGGGGAATTAACGGTGCAATCGTACATGCCCAGTTGACAATGATGAGCCACTTTCCCGACAGCCTGATCGTCCGGAAATGCGGCACGGATACCGCGCGGCGGGCCGCGGATCACGCCTCCGAGGTGCTGCAGGCGGGAACGCCGGCAGATGATTCATTTTGGCAAGTGGCCGACGATCTTGATTTTTGGCTCCGTTCGGATGGCCACCGCCGCAATCCGGGCACCACGGCAGATTTAATCGCCGCTGGATTGTTTGCTCTATTACGCGATGACAGAATGAAAGTCGGCAGTCGGCAGTAGGAGGGTGAGTAATGCATGTCTGAGAGCTATCGCGTCCGCGTCGAAAAAGATGATCTGGTCTTCAGTGCCGCGCATTTCATCACGTTCAACGGCAACGTTTGTGAACGGCTGCACGGGCACAACTATCGTCTGGCCGCAGAGGTCGAGGGGCCGCTCGACGAAAACCAGTATGTTATCGATTTCATCGCGCTGCGTGACAGCTTGCGATCGATTGCCGTCGAGTTGGACCACTTCATGCTGCTGCCGACCGGACATCCCATGATCCGTGTCGTGGCGGACGAACGAGGCGTGGAGGTGACATTCGAGGATCGGCGGTGGGTCTTCCCCCGGTGCGATTGCAAGCTGTTGCCGGTGGCCAACACCACGACTGAGTTGCTGGCCCGATATATTGGCCTTCGTCTGCTCGACGAACTGGAACGCCACACGGGCATTCGGCCCGGATTGCTGCGAATCGAGTTGGAGGAATGCTTCGGCCAATCGGCGACCTGCGAACTGCGGGGCGATTAGCGTGGGGTCAGATTTCTCGGATTTGAAGTCCGAAATCTGATACGTCGGCTCGAAAACCCCAATGCGTGGTTCGCGGCGCAGCATTTGCGCTGAAAAATGGTCGCGAATTACTTGAGTTGCCCCGCATCGCGCGCCGATATTGGGCAGCGAGTCTTCGTCTCGGGGTACGCGGTGCCGCGACGCGTTCCCGCCCTATTGCTCGTTTGGCTCAATGACACCCAATCCGCCCGAATTACCGCTTCGAGACGTCGCCAGCGCGAATGCGAGCATTGGGGCGCATCGAAACGTAGCTCGGCATGGTCAAAGCGTCGTCATCCCTGACGCCCGGCGACTGACTCTTGACCCCTGTGTCGCTGAGGTGGTCCGTCGTCAGCCGTATGTCGCGGCCGGCGTTCTTGCGTTTTGGCTGCGAACTGGAAATCCGTGAACAACTCATGCTGAGCGTGCGCAAAGCGGCCGTGCTGTTGATGAGCCTTCCCGAGGATGAGGCTGCGCAAGTTCTCGGCAAGCTGACTCCCAAGCAGGTCGAGGCGGTGACGATCGAGATCGCCAAGCTGGGCGACATCTCGGGCGACGAGCAAGAGTTGGTGATTAGCGAATTCGCCGACAGCAACCCGACCTCGCAAGCCGGCGGCAAGGGAGGCTTGGACGCCGCGAAATCGCTCGTCGAAAAAGCGCTAGGCAAGAACGCGGGGAATACGCTCGACAACGTCCGCCAGCAGATCGAGGCCCTGCCATTCGGGTTTTTGCAGAAGGTCGATAGCCAGAACCTGCTCACGTTCATCATCGACGAGCATCCGCAGACGATCGCCCTGATCCTCTCGCATCTCCCGCCGGCGCAGGGGGCCGACATCATCGCTGGCTTGCCGAGCGATCGGCAGCTTTCCGTGATCCGTCGCGTGGCCGCGATGGGACAGACCAATCCGGAGATCATTCAGGAGGTCGAGAAGGGGTTGGAACATCGGATGGCAAGCCTGATGAACCAACAATTCGAGGCAGCCGGCGGCGTACCGACCGTGGCCGAGATTCTCAACGTGGCCGATCGCGCCACGGAGCGCACGCTGCTGGAGAATCTGGCCCAGGAAGATCCCGATCTGGTCGAAGAAATCCGCCGGTTGATGTTCGTCTTTGAAGACTTGACGAAGTTCTCCGACAAGGACATCCAGACCGTGCTCAAGAACGTCGAGACCTCGCAGTGGGCGATGGCGCTGAAGGGCGCGAGCGAAGACCTCAAGCAAAAGGTGCTGGGCAATATGTCGCAACGGGCCGCCGACATGCTCAAGGAAGAGATGGAGTATCTCGGCGCCGTCAAACTCTCCGCCGTCGAACAGACGCAGCAGCAAATCGTCGACGTAGTCCGCCGCCTGGAAGACTCGGGCGACATCACCATGAACGCCGGCGAAGCGGAAGAGCAGTTTATTCAGTAGGGACCGATGGTGGCGGCGGGGGTTTCCAGAACCGCGGCGGCCGTCGCCGCCTCAACGGTCGACCGTGCCGGATCGCGTTAGAACGCTGACCTCTCGGTCAAGCCGATTTCCCAACTTGTCTTTTTCGACTTCGAGGTCGTAGCGAGCTTGCAGATTAAGCCAGAACCGTTCCGATGTCCCGAAATAACGGGCCAATCGCAGCGCCGTGTTGGCGCTGATCGCTCGCTGACCGCGGACAATCTCGTTGATCCGGCGAGGCGGAACACTTGTTTCCTTCGCCAGCCGACGCTGGCTGATATCTAAAGGAGTCAAGAATTCCTCACGCAAGACTTCACCAGGGTGAATGGACTCAATTGTCTGTCGCGTCATACAATCCTCTTATCGCGACGGGGTAACTCGCCAAGCGCCATTATCACGGCGCCGTTTCGCTCTTTCGATTGTACTTATTCCTCGTCATAGTCTCCAATTGGTATCTGACTCTGGCCTCCGGCCGCGGCGACTGCTATCTTGCGCCGGTATGTCTAGCACGCCGATGATGAAGCAATGTCAGGAGGCCAAGGCGGCTTGCCCCGATGCGCTCTTGTTGTTTCGGATGGGGGATTTTTATGAGTTGTTCCATGACGACGCGAAGGTGGCCGCTCGCACGCTCGGCCTGGCGCTGACGAGCCGCGAGAAAGGGGAAAACGCCACGCCGATGGCCGGCTTCCCGCATCATCAGCTTCAAAGCTATCTCGCGAAGTTGGTGGCCGCCGGGATGCGCGTGGCCGTGTGCGACCAGATGGAAGACCCGCGGCAGGCGAAAGGGATCGTCCGCCGCGAGGTGACGCGGATCGTCACGCCGGGGACTGTGACCGACGATGCG is part of the Pirellulales bacterium genome and encodes:
- a CDS encoding HigA family addiction module antitoxin; this encodes MTRQTIESIHPGEVLREEFLTPLDISQRRLAKETSVPPRRINEIVRGQRAISANTALRLARYFGTSERFWLNLQARYDLEVEKDKLGNRLDREVSVLTRSGTVDR
- a CDS encoding triphosphoribosyl-dephospho-CoA synthase translates to MSDFSIGQCATLACFFEATAPKPGNVHRGADFEDLTYPDLITSAILIGPMMESARQQRLGETILDAVRATQQTVGTNSNLGTILLLAPLAAVPREEPLGSGIGRVLDQLDAADARLVYDAIRLARPGGLGQVHDSDVAGEPPADLIAAMRLAADRDLVARQYSNGFREVLGDVVPAILSGLDRGWGINGAIVHAQLTMMSHFPDSLIVRKCGTDTARRAADHASEVLQAGTPADDSFWQVADDLDFWLRSDGHRRNPGTTADLIAAGLFALLRDDRMKVGSRQ
- the fliG gene encoding flagellar motor switch protein FliG; translation: MLSVRKAAVLLMSLPEDEAAQVLGKLTPKQVEAVTIEIAKLGDISGDEQELVISEFADSNPTSQAGGKGGLDAAKSLVEKALGKNAGNTLDNVRQQIEALPFGFLQKVDSQNLLTFIIDEHPQTIALILSHLPPAQGADIIAGLPSDRQLSVIRRVAAMGQTNPEIIQEVEKGLEHRMASLMNQQFEAAGGVPTVAEILNVADRATERTLLENLAQEDPDLVEEIRRLMFVFEDLTKFSDKDIQTVLKNVETSQWAMALKGASEDLKQKVLGNMSQRAADMLKEEMEYLGAVKLSAVEQTQQQIVDVVRRLEDSGDITMNAGEAEEQFIQ
- a CDS encoding 6-pyruvoyl tetrahydropterin synthase family protein — translated: MSESYRVRVEKDDLVFSAAHFITFNGNVCERLHGHNYRLAAEVEGPLDENQYVIDFIALRDSLRSIAVELDHFMLLPTGHPMIRVVADERGVEVTFEDRRWVFPRCDCKLLPVANTTTELLARYIGLRLLDELERHTGIRPGLLRIELEECFGQSATCELRGD